The genomic segment TAAGGAAATTGATCATATCTTCCAGTTTATCCGCAAATGCCCTGGCTATATCACAATCCATTACATAATTAAAAACCCTGTCATCCAGCCCTGTCAGCGGTCTGAGTTCGTCCACATAGTATGGATTCGGCAGGAAACGCACGTCAAACACGAGATCCGCATCTGCCGGTATTCCATATTTAAATCCAAATGACAGTACAGAAATCATCATATTGCAGAAATCCTGATTATCTACAAATATCCTGTCGATCTCCTGTTTCAGTTCTCTTGTCAGAAGATTGCTGGTATCAATGATATAATCCGCACGCTCTTTCAGAAAACGCATCTTCTCTCTTTCCATCCGGATTCCATCATCCACTCTTCCCCCCATTGCAAGAGGATGACTTCTGCGGGTTTCTTTATAACGTTTGACCAGAACACTGTCCTGCGCATCCAGAAACAGGATTTCAAAATCATACCCTGCCTTTTTCATTCTGTCCAGTACAATCTCCAGCTCATCCAGAGAACGCCCGCTTCTTGCATCGATCCCCAGTGCAACATTCTGCACATCTTCTCCATGTATCTCAGGCATCAGTGATGCAAATTTCTCCAGTAAAGGGATCGGCAGATTGTCTACACAAAAATACTTCGCATCCTCCAGCATTTTCAATGCAGATGTTTTTCCTGCTCCCGATACTCCTGTAACTATTACAAAACGCATTTTCTATCTCCCGTCACTTCTTAATCTCATCTGTTGCTCATTGGTCTTTGCACTCTGTTCACAGTACTTTTTCGATTCAGTCAGATCAAAACTTCCCAAGGAATTTCACTTCCGGTTCAAGAGTTACGCCAAACTGTTCTTTTACTTTATCCTGTACATCTCTGAGCAGTCTGCACACATCTGCTGCAGTTGCATTATCTTTATTGATCACAAACCCACAGTGCTTCTCGGAAACCTGTGCACCGCCTGTCTGATATCCTCTCAGCCCTGCATCCATGATCAGCTTTCCGGCAAAATACCCTTCAGGACGTTTGAATGTGCTTCCCGCACTTGGAAATTCAAGAGGCTGTTTGCTTACTCTCTGTTCTGTCAGTTCTTTCATTCTTGCTTTTATGGCTTCCTGATTCCCCTGTTCAAGAACGATCACTGCGCTCAACACCAGATATCCTTTTGTTTTCACAAGACTTGTGCGATATCCCATTTCCAGCTTCTCTGCCGGAAGTACGAGAATTTCTCCTGCAGCTGTCATAACAGTTACTTCTTTCAGCACATCTTTCATTTCACCGCCATAGGCACCTGCATTCATGACAACTGCACCGCCTAATGTGCCGGGAATTCCTCCGGCGAACTCAAATCCTGTCAGCGACGCATTTTTGGCTGCCACCGCGATCTGTGACAGCAGAGCTCCTGCTGTTGCATGGATTTCATTTCCTTTTACTGTAATATCACCATAATTTCTGTAAAGCTGAATAATGACACCCCTGTATCCTTCATCGCTTACCAGAAGATTACTTCCATTTCCAAGAATGAAATATGGCAGTTCTTCATTTTTGCATATCTTCAGAATCCCGCTCAGTTCTTCCTCAGAAGACGGAAGCAAAAAGTAATCTGCCGGACCGCCAATCCGAAATGTGGTATGACGTTTCATGGGTTCATCCACTTTTACTTTCTCTTCTCCCAGCAGATCATTAAATTTCTCTATTATATTCTGATTCACAGATTTCATTCCTCAATCTTTCTATATTTATTATAATTTATTATGTTTCTTTTGACGTTTTCATTCTGTCGAATTTTCCGATCAGTTCCTAGAGCGTGTCTGAAAAACATTTTAAATTGTTTATTTTAACCAAATTAATATTGAGGCGATACAAATAAATCCCAAGTAGGTTGCAGCTAATTTGTCATAACGTGTAGCGATTCGTCGGAATGCTTTTAATTTCAGAAAATACTTTTCTACTAAATGGCGTTCTTTGTATAACCACCAATCACAATGACGTTCAAATTTAGCTCCCTTTCGGGATGGAATGGTTGGCTCTCCACCGCGTGCGTACACATAATCAAGCAATTTATTACTGTCATATCCTCGGTCAGCTAACACATTGCTTCCGTTTATTTCAATTTGATCGAGCAAAGGGATTGCATAATTGATATCATTACGCTGTCCCTCACTGATCATTAAATAAACTGGATATCCATAGGCATCTACTACCGCATGGATTTTGGTCTTGGCTCCTCCACGACTATGCCCGATTTCATTTGAAGGCCCCCTTTTTTTGCACCGGCACTATCTTTGGTGCGCCTGGATAATAGAAGCATCAATGGATAATTCTTCCAATTCTGCTTCAAGACTTAAAATACGGAAAATATTATCAAGGATACCATCATCGATCCATTTTCGGAATCGGCTATAGACAGTTTTCCATGAACCATAACGTTCAGGAAGATCGCGCCAAGGTGCCCCACTACGTGCAAGCCATACAATTCCATTCATAATGATACGATTGTCTTTCCTTGGACGTCCTTGTTTTCCAGTATTTTCAGGAGGTAATAAAGGTTCAATGCGAAGCCATTCTTCATCAGTCAACTCATATCGTCTCAACATAGTGAACACCCCTTTTTCTTTATTTTATCATGAAAAAGGGAAATAAAACATGCGTTTTGTGCAATTTTTATTTTTCAGACACGCTCTAGTGTGCCAACAAGTTGATTTCTCGAACAATCTTGCGTCTAAATTTCTTATTTCCGCGTTGTCGTCGGTCGCCGTAGCCACCGCTACGCCTCCTTCCTCCGCCTTGAAATAAGAAAATTTATCCTGCAAGATTGTTTCAAGAATCAACTTGTCGGCACACTAGTACATCGTTTCGTAAATAACTATACCAATCGCGTAGGATGCGGATTCGAGTGTGCTGGTATAAAAACGCAGGCGTAGCGGGCTACGCTGAGGCTTTTAGACCTGTGCAATCGGATTCGCAGACAAGTGAGTGGTATAGTTATTTCGAAAACGATGTACTAGAGTGTCAGATAATACAGTCATTATACTGTTACTGTTCACTCCGTTCTCAGTAACTTAGCCAAAATTCATTCCAGATTGCCTGCGGCAATAGAATTTTGGCTTGTATGTCTCAGAATTTTGGCACATTCATGCAAAAATACCTCGCGGGATAGCGGTGTGTGAACAGTAACATTATACTATCTCTCTCTCCAAAAGTACAGTTATTCATACACTCTTTTGCTGCCGGATATATTACCAGGGTTACTGTTCACTCTGTTCTCAGCAACAAATGAATGACAGTGTATATATTTTTATATTTCTGCCATAATACATATCACAGATATATCTGTCCGGTGCTTCACAATAACAGACTGCCGGACAGTTACCCGGAAACTTCTTTTGTTGTCGGCAGGATCGGAGGCACTTATGTTAGAGCAGATTTTTCTCGGATTTACAGGACTATGTTCCGGTTTTATTATTGCCGGAGGACTAACCGGTCTTATGATCGGCCTTTCTATTATTCCCAGATATGCAGGAATTACCCACACAGCAGATCATATATTGCTGTACGAAGACATCACATTCTGGGGAACCGAACTTGGAAACCTGTTCTTTCTTTTTCACTGGAATATCCGGTTCGGCACCCCGTTTCTGATTCTGTACGGGCTCTTTTCAGGGATTTTCCTTGGTGGATGGATCATGGCCCTGGCAGAGATGGCAGATATTTTCCCTATCTTTGCCAGAAGAAGCAGATTCCAGAGAGGTCTTTCTTTTACAATCCTGTGCATAGCCGCCGGCAAAACTGTCGGGGCACTGATTTACTATTATAACGGATGGCTGCCATAATTTCCAGCTAATCTTTAACATCAGTGCCAAAAAAGCAGCAATCGATTACTCTTTACTCCGTTCTCAGTAACCTAGTGTGCCAAAATTTCGGATTTTCAATCAGAAAGGTTTTATATTATGTCAGACAATAATCTCAGTCAGAAAAAACAGAAACAATATGAAGAATACGTAAAAGCAGTCACTCCTGTCCACAGCCTGCCACTGAATATGTGCAAAGCATTTTTCACAGGCGGAGTCATCTGTGTTGTTGGACAGGTCATCTTAAATTACGCAGATAACCTTGGGCTGGACAAAGATACCGCCGGCTCCTGGTGTTCCCTTATCCTGATCCTTTTCAGTGTGATCCTCACAGGATGTAATCTTTATTCCAAAATCGGCAGATTCGGCGGTGCCGGAAGCCTTGTCCCGATCACCGGTTTTGCCAATTCCGTAGCTTCCTCTGCGATCGAATATAAGGCAGAAGGACAGGTATTCGGCATCGGATGCAAAATATTTACGATCGCAGGACCCGTAATTCTTTATGGAATCCTGAGTTCATGGATTCTCGGTGTGATTTATTATCTTTTTACAATGATCCCGTAACTATTCAGCATCCATATCCTGAGAGGTGTTTTTGCATAAGAATCATACAATTATACAAGGAGGTTTCCTATGAACAGACAAATGACCTGCGGTACATCCAGCATTTCATTTCAGAATCCTGTCTTTATCCAGAGCTGTGCTTCTGTTGTCAGCCGGAAAGAAGGAGAAGGGCCATTGGGCGCATACTTTGATACCATATGTGAAGATCCCATGTTTGGAACAGATACCTGGGAAGCTGCAGAAAGCACTCTGCAAAAACAGGCCGCTCTGCTGGCAATCAAAAAAAACGGCCTCACCTGTTCCGATATACAGCTTCTTTTTGCAGGCGACCTGCTGGCTCAGACATCAGCCTCTTCTTTCGGAACCGCTGATCTGAAAATTCCTTTTTACGGTCTTTTCGGAGCATGCTCCACTATGGGAGAGTCTCTTTCCCTTGGTTCAATGTGTATCGACGGCGGGTACGGAAAATATATCCTCTGCGCAACTTCCAGCCACTTTGCCAGCGCAGAAAAAGAATTTCGTTTTCCCCTGGGATATGGAAATCAAAGGCCCTTATCTGCTACCTGGACAGTCACCGGTGCCGGAGCCTGTATACTTGGATATGAACCGCCACCACGCCCGGACAACAAAACACTAAACACACTCCGTAACCGCAATATCTGTGCAGTTATAACAGGAATCACCACCGGAAGACTGATTGACTTTGGATTTAGGGATTCCCTCAATATGGGAGCTTGCATGGCTCCTGCTGCCTGCGACACCATAGCCCGAAATCTTCAGGATTTTCACCGAAAACCATCCGATTATGATGCCATCTTCACCGGTGACCTGGGCATGGTAGGACAGACAATCCTGTTCGACCTTCTCACAGAAAAAGGATTTGATATCTCATCTGTCCATCAGGACTGCGGTATGCTGATCTATGATCCTCAGACTCAGGATACACATTCCGGCGGCAGTGGATGTGGATGTGCCGCCTCTGTTCTGGCAGGCTATATTCTTCCGGGTATTATACAAAAAAAATGGAAAAGGATTCTCTTTGTTCCCACAGGTGCCCTTCTGTCAAAGGTAAGCTTCAACGAGGGGGATCCAATTCCCGGTATCGCACACGCTGTTGTAATAGAACAGTACAGGGTTCCGGATATGATGTAGATACAGAAATTTTTTCAGGAGGAAAAATACATGGACTATTTTAATGCATTCTGGACAGGCGGACTGATCTGTGCCCTGGTACAGATTCTTCTGGACAGGACAAAGCTTATGCCCGGACGGATCATGGTACTTCTGGTATGTACAGGCTCTGTTTTAAGCGCTGTCGGAATCTATCAGCCATTTGCAGAATTTGCCGGAGCAGGCGCTTCTGTTCCCCTGCTTGGTTTTGGCAATATCCTGTGGAAAGGAATGAAAGAATCCATTGACAAAAACGGACTGATCGGACTCTTTATGGGAGGCTTTACCGCCTGCGCGGTGGGAGTCTCCGCAGCTTTGATCTTCTCTTATTTTGCAAGCCTGATCTTCAAGCCCAAAATGAAAGGATAACATACCATGAGTGATACTCTCTATTTACAGTTAGATCAGAATATCCAGATAAACCATCCACACATTTATCTTCAGGACATTGCAAAACTTTCCTGCAGCAACAGTAAAATTCTGAATCGGCTCCGGGTGATGCCGGTTATAAATCTTGACCCGGATAAACCAGGACGTTATGTAATGTCTGTTATGGATCTGATCTCCGAAATCAAAAAAAAAGAACCGGACCTTGAAATCAATAATATTGGAGAAGCCGACTTTATCATCACTTTTAAAAACAAACCCGGTTCCGGACTTGTCTGGCAGTGGTGCAAGATTATTTTCGTCGGTCTTGCCGCCTTTTTCGGTGCAGGTTTCTCTATCATGACATTTAATAACGATGTAGATGTCGGTGGTCTCTTCTCGCAGATCTATACCCAGGTCACAGGACAGACTTCCGGTCATTTTACTGTTCTTGAAATCACTTATTCCATAGGAATCGGACTTGGGGTACTTTTCTTCTTCAATCATTTCGGTCATATGAAAATAACAGATGATCCAACACCTATGCAGATACAGATGCGTCTGTACGAGGAAAATGTTAATAAAACTCTTATCAAAGACATTGACCGTACTTCCGAAAAGTGATATACTTCGATAGCCGAGTGTTCGAAACCTTCCACTCGTAAAACAAATACTAAAGGAGATAATCAAATATGAAAAACAAAGGTACTCAGTTTCTGGCAGAAGCAGCAGTGATCGGAGCTATTTATGTGGTTCTGACTCTTTTATTCGCACCACTCAGCTATGGCGAAATTCAGATTCGCTTTTCGGAAGCACTGACCATCCTGCCATTCTTTACACCGGCTGCGATTCCGGGGTTATTTGTGGGATGTATCATTGCCAATCTCTTTGGCGGTGCCATTCCTGTAGACATTATTTTCGGAAGCATCGCAACACTGATCGGAGCAGTATTTACTTACAGACTCCGCAGCTGCAACCGTTTTCTTGCGCCGATCCCGCCGATTGTTTCCAATGCAGTCATCGTGCCATTCGTACTTCACTTCGGATACGGAGTAAATCTTCCGATTCCGCTTATGATGCTTACCGTAGGTATCGGAGAAGTAGTTTCCTGTGGTGTAGTAGGACTGATTCTTCAGACAGCCCTTCTGAAATACAAAAATGTGATCTTCAGATCACAGAGAACTGTATAACTTACGATATATAACAATAAAGATATTATAGCAAAAAGAGTGTGCAATATTATAGTAATCCGCACACTCTTTTTGTTACTGTTCACTCCGTTCACAGTAACCTCTTTTTTATTTACCTCTTCAGAGAATACTCCACCTTCTACAAGCGGTGAGTTAATTACTCCCATCTGCTTATACCTGCTTTTTAAGTTCCTTCAGAATCCGCTTTTCCATCCTGGACACTTGGACCTGGGAAATTCCCATCTCTGCCGCAATCTCCGTCTGCGTCATATCCTTAAAATATCTCATACCGATCAGCTGACGTTCTCTTGCATCCAGTTTTTTCAGGATTTCATCCAGAAAAATCCTGTTCAGTGCTGCATCCTGTCCATTTTCTTTTTCCTGGAGCCTGTCCATAAGCGAAATATCATTTCCATCTCCCTGATAGATAATTTTGTGCAAAGATTCCACTTCAGCTCCTGATTCCATCGACATCACCACTTCATCTACTGAAAGTTCTGTCGCTTTCGCAACTTCCTCCAGTATCGGTTCACGTCCCAGTTCTTTTTCCAGTGCTTCTCTCGCAGAATAAATTCTGGCACAGTTCTCTTTCAGGTTTCTGCTCACCTTAAGCATCCCGTCATCCCTCAGATAGCGTCTGATTTCACCTATGATCATGGGAACAGCATAAGTTGAAAACTTCACATCGTACGAAATATCAAAACGATCTATGGCTTTCAGTAGCCCAATGCTTCCTATCTGCACGATATCTTCCATTTCCACACTGCGCCCGGCAA from the Blautia wexlerae DSM 19850 genome contains:
- the rapZ gene encoding RNase adapter RapZ, with translation MRFVIVTGVSGAGKTSALKMLEDAKYFCVDNLPIPLLEKFASLMPEIHGEDVQNVALGIDARSGRSLDELEIVLDRMKKAGYDFEILFLDAQDSVLVKRYKETRRSHPLAMGGRVDDGIRMEREKMRFLKERADYIIDTSNLLTRELKQEIDRIFVDNQDFCNMMISVLSFGFKYGIPADADLVFDVRFLPNPYYVDELRPLTGLDDRVFNYVMDCDIARAFADKLEDMINFLIPNYVKEGKTNLVIAIGCTGGKHRSVTLARELYSRLSGNTKYGFRLEHRDAQKDRLVRKQEG
- the murB gene encoding UDP-N-acetylmuramate dehydrogenase: MKSVNQNIIEKFNDLLGEEKVKVDEPMKRHTTFRIGGPADYFLLPSSEEELSGILKICKNEELPYFILGNGSNLLVSDEGYRGVIIQLYRNYGDITVKGNEIHATAGALLSQIAVAAKNASLTGFEFAGGIPGTLGGAVVMNAGAYGGEMKDVLKEVTVMTAAGEILVLPAEKLEMGYRTSLVKTKGYLVLSAVIVLEQGNQEAIKARMKELTEQRVSKQPLEFPSAGSTFKRPEGYFAGKLIMDAGLRGYQTGGAQVSEKHCGFVINKDNATAADVCRLLRDVQDKVKEQFGVTLEPEVKFLGKF
- a CDS encoding stage V sporulation protein AB; this translates as MLEQIFLGFTGLCSGFIIAGGLTGLMIGLSIIPRYAGITHTADHILLYEDITFWGTELGNLFFLFHWNIRFGTPFLILYGLFSGIFLGGWIMALAEMADIFPIFARRSRFQRGLSFTILCIAAGKTVGALIYYYNGWLP
- a CDS encoding SpoVA/SpoVAEb family sporulation membrane protein; protein product: MSDNNLSQKKQKQYEEYVKAVTPVHSLPLNMCKAFFTGGVICVVGQVILNYADNLGLDKDTAGSWCSLILILFSVILTGCNLYSKIGRFGGAGSLVPITGFANSVASSAIEYKAEGQVFGIGCKIFTIAGPVILYGILSSWILGVIYYLFTMIP
- a CDS encoding stage V sporulation protein AD, with protein sequence MNRQMTCGTSSISFQNPVFIQSCASVVSRKEGEGPLGAYFDTICEDPMFGTDTWEAAESTLQKQAALLAIKKNGLTCSDIQLLFAGDLLAQTSASSFGTADLKIPFYGLFGACSTMGESLSLGSMCIDGGYGKYILCATSSHFASAEKEFRFPLGYGNQRPLSATWTVTGAGACILGYEPPPRPDNKTLNTLRNRNICAVITGITTGRLIDFGFRDSLNMGACMAPAACDTIARNLQDFHRKPSDYDAIFTGDLGMVGQTILFDLLTEKGFDISSVHQDCGMLIYDPQTQDTHSGGSGCGCAASVLAGYILPGIIQKKWKRILFVPTGALLSKVSFNEGDPIPGIAHAVVIEQYRVPDMM
- a CDS encoding SpoVA/SpoVAEb family sporulation membrane protein, coding for MDYFNAFWTGGLICALVQILLDRTKLMPGRIMVLLVCTGSVLSAVGIYQPFAEFAGAGASVPLLGFGNILWKGMKESIDKNGLIGLFMGGFTACAVGVSAALIFSYFASLIFKPKMKG
- a CDS encoding stage V sporulation protein AA; this encodes MSDTLYLQLDQNIQINHPHIYLQDIAKLSCSNSKILNRLRVMPVINLDPDKPGRYVMSVMDLISEIKKKEPDLEINNIGEADFIITFKNKPGSGLVWQWCKIIFVGLAAFFGAGFSIMTFNNDVDVGGLFSQIYTQVTGQTSGHFTVLEITYSIGIGLGVLFFFNHFGHMKITDDPTPMQIQMRLYEENVNKTLIKDIDRTSEK
- a CDS encoding QueT transporter family protein; translated protein: MKNKGTQFLAEAAVIGAIYVVLTLLFAPLSYGEIQIRFSEALTILPFFTPAAIPGLFVGCIIANLFGGAIPVDIIFGSIATLIGAVFTYRLRSCNRFLAPIPPIVSNAVIVPFVLHFGYGVNLPIPLMMLTVGIGEVVSCGVVGLILQTALLKYKNVIFRSQRTV
- a CDS encoding SigF/SigG family RNA polymerase sporulation sigma factor, giving the protein MDHTLALIMKSQQGDKEARDTVFKENAGLVYSMAKRFAGRSVEMEDIVQIGSIGLLKAIDRFDISYDVKFSTYAVPMIIGEIRRYLRDDGMLKVSRNLKENCARIYSAREALEKELGREPILEEVAKATELSVDEVVMSMESGAEVESLHKIIYQGDGNDISLMDRLQEKENGQDAALNRIFLDEILKKLDARERQLIGMRYFKDMTQTEIAAEMGISQVQVSRMEKRILKELKKQV